In the Variovorax sp. S12S4 genome, one interval contains:
- a CDS encoding ATP-binding protein, whose product MSTGTSPSSSPATQAVRLAPEARYADELARLHAADTDARPTGWKLSPRAVRRFILGDEKLQVSRKFYGDDPLVDRAIVTLMGHQGLMLVGEPGTAKSLLSELLAAAISGDSGLTVQGTAGTTEDHIKYSWNYALLLAEGPSQRALVPSPLYQAMRAGKLVRFEEITRCPPEIQDVLISLMSDKQLMIPELGDDARLYAQRGFNIIATANLRDRGVHEMSSALKRRFNFETVKPIRDHSFEVELVMAQLKRELDGGGESPVDVPRDVVALLVTTFQELRSGQTQDGTAIKGLDAVMSTAEAVNVAYAAALQARHFNGGQLTAREIAGQLQGVVLKDSTDDVKRVRHYFDTVVRERGKREAQWKTFHDAARALWQ is encoded by the coding sequence ATGAGCACCGGCACATCACCGTCTTCTTCCCCTGCAACGCAGGCCGTGCGCCTGGCCCCGGAGGCGCGCTATGCGGACGAGCTTGCGCGCCTGCATGCGGCCGACACCGATGCGCGGCCCACCGGATGGAAGCTCTCGCCGCGCGCGGTGCGGCGCTTCATCCTCGGCGACGAGAAGCTGCAGGTGAGCCGCAAGTTCTACGGCGACGATCCGCTGGTGGACCGCGCCATCGTCACGCTCATGGGCCACCAGGGCCTGATGCTGGTGGGCGAGCCGGGCACCGCCAAGTCGCTGCTCTCGGAACTGCTCGCGGCCGCCATCAGCGGCGATTCGGGGCTCACGGTGCAGGGCACGGCCGGCACCACCGAAGACCACATCAAGTACAGCTGGAACTACGCGCTGCTGCTGGCCGAGGGGCCGAGCCAGCGCGCGCTGGTGCCTTCTCCGCTCTACCAGGCCATGCGCGCGGGCAAGCTGGTGCGCTTCGAGGAAATCACGCGCTGCCCGCCCGAGATCCAGGACGTGCTGATTTCGCTGATGAGCGACAAGCAGCTCATGATTCCGGAGCTGGGCGACGATGCCCGGCTCTATGCACAGCGCGGCTTCAACATCATTGCCACGGCCAACCTGCGCGACCGCGGCGTGCACGAGATGTCGTCCGCGCTCAAGCGCCGCTTCAACTTCGAAACGGTAAAGCCCATCCGCGACCATTCGTTCGAGGTCGAGCTGGTGATGGCCCAGTTGAAGCGCGAACTCGACGGCGGCGGCGAATCGCCGGTCGATGTGCCGCGCGACGTGGTGGCGCTGCTGGTCACCACCTTCCAGGAACTGCGCTCGGGCCAGACGCAGGATGGCACCGCCATCAAGGGCCTCGATGCCGTCATGTCCACCGCGGAGGCCGTGAACGTGGCTTATGCGGCGGCCCTGCAGGCGCGCCATTTCAACGGCGGCCAGCTCACTGCGCGCGAGATCGCGGGCCAGCTGCAAGGGGTGGTTCTGAAGGACAGCACCGACGACGTGAAGCGCGTGCGCCACTACTTCGACACGGTGGTGCGCGAACGCGGCAAGCGCGAGGCGCAATGGAAGACCTTTCACGACGCGGCGCGCGCGCTGTGGCAGTAG
- a CDS encoding DUF5682 family protein, producing the protein MEERHFAHSRYLNAMAAQLGCVDHQELWDRLFELRTSAALGDWRAFFSDVFSWCAMARLDYEPEVLEAELSLPRERHMAAHIRRWRNEVEGPIVVVTGGFHTLELVNRWQKAKPSKAPAGKDAPDNAWLIRYSFERLDALNGYASGMPSPGYYQQVWERLEAGEADPFTAVALDSLTRFARQTRAQDHADAVSTALVQAAAAQAMRLAALRGNAGPGRQDLLDAIRSCFIKGAIDEGTRGFTADLRSFLSGTRIGDVPPSAGSPPLIEDARRLARQAGVRLDDSTARVARLDLYRKPSHRERSRFFHAMAYLDAGLGTWLAGPDFLGNSRLHLLFEEWRAAWSPLVEARLIELAAEGASVGAVCMAKLRKEEAALSDQGRGRSASAAVALLMRACLVGLQSRLPQLLSMLSTHLDEDASLGSVVECGHRLVTLWRAREPLGVQQHPQLRSLLERVWPAALFLLPDVGGCPEEGETGAVKQLLSLRELGRLLASLQAELGEAGDGAIDLDLLRTQLERFATGASVAPAVAGAASALLYLDGHWDENALDTVVRRRFGAGAEPREAVRFLNGVMAAAPELLLRLPALLEGLDGLVQGWDAEAFVAHLPDLRQAFTRLKPQETSDLAGRVAALHGMGEAEGDALYQMHYETTEQDLHEGAQLQLALAECMRRDGLAAWLAASEHKKNNNIESAS; encoded by the coding sequence ATGGAAGAGCGCCATTTCGCACACAGCCGCTACCTGAACGCCATGGCCGCCCAGCTCGGCTGCGTCGACCACCAGGAGCTGTGGGATCGGCTGTTCGAACTGCGCACGTCGGCCGCTCTCGGCGACTGGCGCGCTTTCTTCTCCGACGTGTTCAGCTGGTGCGCGATGGCGCGGCTCGACTACGAGCCCGAGGTGCTCGAGGCCGAGCTGAGCCTGCCGCGGGAGCGCCACATGGCGGCGCACATCCGCCGCTGGCGCAACGAGGTCGAGGGGCCGATCGTGGTCGTCACCGGCGGCTTCCACACGCTCGAGCTGGTCAACCGGTGGCAGAAGGCCAAGCCCTCGAAGGCGCCCGCCGGCAAGGACGCACCGGACAACGCATGGCTGATCCGCTACAGCTTCGAGCGGCTCGACGCGCTCAACGGCTATGCCTCGGGCATGCCGTCGCCCGGCTATTACCAGCAGGTGTGGGAACGCCTCGAAGCCGGCGAGGCCGATCCCTTCACCGCGGTGGCGCTCGACAGCCTCACCCGCTTTGCGCGCCAGACCCGCGCGCAGGACCATGCCGATGCGGTGTCCACCGCGCTCGTGCAGGCCGCCGCCGCGCAGGCCATGCGGCTTGCGGCGCTGCGCGGCAATGCCGGTCCCGGCCGGCAGGACCTGCTCGATGCGATCCGCTCCTGCTTCATCAAGGGCGCCATCGACGAAGGCACACGTGGCTTTACCGCCGACCTGCGCTCCTTTCTGAGCGGCACGCGCATCGGCGACGTGCCGCCTTCGGCAGGCTCGCCCCCGCTGATCGAGGATGCGCGCAGGCTCGCCCGCCAGGCCGGCGTGCGGCTGGACGACAGCACCGCGCGCGTGGCGCGGCTGGACCTTTATCGCAAGCCTTCGCACCGCGAGCGCAGCCGCTTCTTCCATGCCATGGCGTACCTCGACGCGGGGCTGGGCACCTGGCTCGCGGGGCCGGATTTTCTTGGCAACAGCCGCTTGCACCTGCTGTTCGAAGAGTGGCGTGCCGCCTGGTCGCCGCTGGTGGAGGCCCGGCTCATCGAGCTGGCGGCCGAAGGCGCAAGCGTGGGGGCCGTTTGCATGGCCAAGCTGCGCAAGGAAGAAGCCGCGCTTTCCGACCAGGGCCGCGGACGCAGCGCGAGCGCGGCCGTGGCGCTGTTGATGCGCGCCTGCCTGGTCGGTCTGCAGTCGCGCCTTCCCCAGCTGCTGTCGATGCTGTCCACGCACCTCGACGAAGATGCCTCGCTCGGCTCGGTGGTCGAGTGCGGGCACCGGCTCGTCACGCTCTGGCGTGCGCGGGAGCCGCTGGGCGTGCAACAGCATCCGCAGCTGCGCAGCCTGCTGGAGCGAGTGTGGCCCGCGGCGCTGTTCCTGCTGCCCGATGTGGGCGGTTGCCCCGAAGAGGGTGAGACGGGCGCGGTGAAGCAACTGCTTTCACTGCGCGAGCTTGGGCGCCTGCTGGCCTCGCTGCAAGCCGAACTGGGGGAAGCCGGCGACGGTGCCATCGACCTCGACCTGCTGCGAACGCAGCTCGAACGATTCGCGACCGGCGCATCGGTAGCGCCCGCCGTGGCGGGCGCTGCTTCGGCCCTGCTGTACCTTGACGGGCACTGGGACGAGAACGCGCTCGACACCGTGGTGCGCCGGCGCTTCGGCGCGGGCGCAGAGCCGCGCGAAGCGGTGCGTTTTCTCAACGGGGTAATGGCCGCGGCGCCTGAACTGCTGCTGCGCCTGCCTGCGCTGCTCGAAGGCCTCGACGGCCTGGTGCAGGGCTGGGACGCCGAAGCCTTTGTGGCGCATCTGCCCGATCTGCGGCAGGCCTTCACGCGCCTCAAGCCGCAGGAGACCTCCGACCTGGCCGGCCGCGTTGCCGCGCTGCACGGCATGGGCGAAGCAGAGGGCGATGCGCTCTACCAGATGCACTACGAAACCACCGAACAAGACCTGCACGAAGGCGCACAGCTGCAGCTCGCGCTGGCCGAGTGCATGCGCCGCGACGGGCTTGCCGCGTGGCTGGCCGCCTCGGAGCACAAGAAGAACAACAACATCGAAAGCGCGTCATGA
- a CDS encoding FxLYD domain-containing protein yields the protein MTIDLQTLKCGECGSNALKRTGLNQYACQHCGSVTLVEDNVSDRLDRVLEQVKNEAGRRLAADEVQRRKAMLRNAGIGVAVVAVVLLVSAVIGMLAGPRPSTNASAARPVVAPPVDRTIPTDGLKLGEPRQVLVGGGSSAVPKLLVVARNDTGKPLARAGIKAVYYDGDNRVEERTETLPVSVLEPGESVPALIDMPSGKNVTRQELTVQKLAEPYKAVQGERMTFARVRLVQQAERVRLVGRIVNARKDAAMLSGIDVLATLYDDAGQVIGLGHGYAQANELKPGAQTSVDLSIARFGRAAAIAAWDYRIGYNTVDAGGSRTAVLNAERLVRAAGAPESFNPDLRLSTEDLLAEDSERFDANQLELLPLVAGRSNIQRPLFLTELVNRSADAVVVAPGGVISRFGGSKADGTTAIAGLAYLYPGERFPILLEPNAVERITQTRVEWKPMRRAALPGPRAPLEVQVTGTKAETGSVLLNFSQRFTYKSVEVTGTVKNPGNNVVGKVRLWVSLRDRNGQLTGFRQVQNLPAIAPGESVPFQVDVEQNGRDFASVSTLYQTE from the coding sequence ATGACCATCGATCTCCAGACGCTCAAGTGCGGCGAATGCGGCAGCAACGCGCTCAAGCGCACCGGCCTGAACCAGTACGCCTGCCAGCACTGCGGCTCGGTGACGCTGGTGGAGGACAACGTTTCCGACCGGCTCGACCGCGTGCTCGAACAGGTCAAGAACGAGGCCGGGCGCCGGCTCGCGGCCGACGAGGTGCAGCGGCGCAAGGCCATGCTGCGCAATGCCGGCATCGGCGTGGCCGTCGTGGCGGTTGTGCTGCTGGTGAGCGCGGTGATCGGAATGCTGGCCGGCCCGCGGCCATCGACAAACGCTTCCGCGGCACGGCCCGTGGTTGCGCCGCCGGTTGATAGAACCATTCCGACGGACGGCCTGAAGCTCGGCGAGCCGCGCCAGGTGCTGGTGGGCGGCGGCAGCTCGGCCGTGCCCAAGCTGCTGGTGGTGGCGCGCAACGACACGGGCAAGCCGCTCGCACGTGCCGGCATCAAGGCCGTGTACTACGACGGCGACAACCGCGTTGAAGAGCGCACCGAGACGTTGCCGGTTTCCGTGCTCGAGCCGGGCGAGAGCGTGCCGGCGCTCATCGACATGCCGAGCGGCAAGAACGTCACGCGCCAGGAACTGACCGTGCAGAAGCTGGCCGAACCCTACAAGGCTGTGCAAGGCGAGCGCATGACCTTTGCGCGCGTGCGGCTGGTGCAGCAGGCCGAGCGGGTGCGGCTGGTGGGGCGCATCGTCAACGCGCGCAAGGATGCGGCCATGCTCTCCGGCATCGACGTGCTGGCCACGCTGTACGACGACGCGGGGCAGGTGATCGGTTTGGGCCACGGCTATGCGCAAGCCAACGAGCTCAAGCCCGGCGCGCAGACCTCGGTGGACCTGAGCATTGCCCGCTTCGGCCGTGCGGCGGCCATTGCGGCCTGGGACTACCGCATCGGCTACAACACCGTCGATGCCGGCGGCTCGCGCACCGCAGTACTCAACGCCGAGCGGCTGGTGCGCGCCGCGGGAGCGCCGGAAAGCTTCAACCCCGACCTGCGCCTGAGCACCGAAGACCTGCTGGCCGAGGACAGCGAGCGCTTCGATGCGAATCAGCTGGAACTGCTGCCGCTGGTGGCGGGGCGCAGCAACATCCAGCGGCCGCTGTTCCTGACCGAGCTGGTGAACCGAAGCGCCGACGCGGTGGTGGTGGCGCCGGGCGGCGTGATCTCGCGCTTTGGCGGCAGCAAGGCCGACGGCACCACCGCCATTGCGGGGCTGGCCTACCTGTACCCGGGCGAGCGGTTTCCCATATTGCTGGAGCCGAACGCCGTGGAGCGCATCACCCAGACCCGAGTCGAGTGGAAGCCGATGCGCCGCGCCGCGCTGCCGGGCCCGCGCGCACCGCTGGAGGTGCAGGTCACGGGCACCAAGGCCGAGACGGGCAGCGTGCTGCTCAACTTCAGCCAGCGCTTCACTTACAAGAGCGTGGAGGTCACGGGCACGGTGAAGAACCCGGGCAACAACGTGGTCGGCAAGGTGCGCCTGTGGGTGAGTCTGCGCGACCGCAACGGGCAGCTCACCGGCTTCAGGCAGGTGCAGAACCTGCCGGCCATTGCGCCGGGCGAGAGCGTGCCGTTCCAGGTGGACGTGGAGCAGAACGGGCGGGATTTTGCGAGCGTTTCGACGCTATACCAAACCGAATAG
- a CDS encoding LLM class flavin-dependent oxidoreductase: MIPFSILDLSPITEGSDAAQSFRNSLSLAQHGEKLGYTRYWLAEHHGMPGIASAATAVLLSYIGAGTSTIRIGAGGVMLPNHSPLVIAEQFGTLESLYPGRIDLGLGRAPGSDQRTARALRRNLESDADRFPQDVVELMDFMSKEPQQPVRAVPGAGLEVPVWILGSSTFGAQLAAHLGLPYAFASHFAPQQLMQAIQIYRETFKPSAQLQKPYVMLGFNVFVADTDEEAEFRATSWQQAFVNLRSGRPGRLPPPVENYRQKVGPAENALLDSVLSCSAVGSPARVREGVQAFIERTGADELMITSQVFDHVARLRSYELLAGLRSQG; this comes from the coding sequence ATGATTCCGTTCTCGATCCTCGACCTCTCCCCGATCACCGAGGGCAGCGACGCCGCGCAGTCGTTCCGCAACTCGCTCTCGCTTGCGCAGCACGGCGAAAAGCTGGGCTACACGCGCTACTGGCTGGCGGAGCACCACGGCATGCCGGGTATTGCGAGCGCCGCGACCGCGGTGCTGCTGTCGTACATCGGCGCGGGCACCTCGACCATCCGCATCGGCGCCGGCGGCGTGATGCTGCCGAACCATTCGCCGCTGGTGATTGCCGAGCAGTTCGGCACGCTGGAGTCGCTGTACCCGGGGCGCATCGACCTTGGCCTGGGCCGCGCGCCCGGCTCCGACCAGCGCACCGCGCGTGCGCTGCGCCGCAATCTCGAGTCCGACGCCGACCGCTTTCCGCAGGACGTGGTCGAGCTGATGGATTTCATGTCCAAGGAACCGCAGCAGCCCGTGCGCGCGGTGCCCGGCGCGGGGCTCGAGGTGCCGGTGTGGATTCTGGGCTCGAGCACCTTCGGCGCCCAGCTGGCCGCGCACCTGGGCCTGCCCTATGCGTTTGCCTCGCACTTTGCGCCGCAGCAGCTCATGCAGGCGATCCAGATCTACCGCGAGACCTTCAAGCCTTCGGCCCAGTTGCAGAAGCCGTACGTGATGCTGGGCTTCAACGTGTTCGTGGCCGATACCGATGAAGAGGCCGAGTTCCGCGCCACCTCATGGCAGCAGGCCTTCGTGAACCTGCGCAGCGGCCGGCCGGGACGCCTGCCGCCGCCTGTCGAGAACTACCGGCAGAAGGTGGGCCCGGCGGAGAACGCGCTGCTCGATTCGGTGCTGTCGTGCTCGGCCGTGGGTTCGCCCGCCAGGGTGCGCGAAGGCGTACAGGCCTTCATCGAGCGCACCGGCGCCGACGAGCTGATGATCACCTCGCAGGTGTTCGACCACGTGGCGCGGCTGCGCTCGTACGAGCTGCTGGCCGGCTTGCGCAGCCAGGGCTGA